The window TGAGAGCGGACTGCTGACTCCGGTTGATGCAGAATTCCATCTGTTTGATTGAGTAGATTTGAGATCCTTCTCATCTAGAAATTTACACAAGATATCACTAATATTTGTATTCTATTATAACTTACTAAGTGTAGTTGATCACTAACATGTTTATATATTTCAATAACATTTTATGGGCTCAAAAGTTCTAACAGAGTAGTGACTGAAGATCATATAAATGTTCCAACTCAAAAGTTCTGGCACTCGAAAAATAACACGTAGAACACATAAAGCTGAACAAACAATAACACAGTTTGATCAGATCAAATCTAGGCCAAACAGGTAGTACCAACTCATTATTGTCTAGGACCGTTAGAGACGTTAACAATCATTCAAAAACTCTATCAACTAGTTGTGAAAGACTACATTTTGAAAAGatctaaaattatttaattcacaaatttaaatttaattggttttttttttttttaccaaaagaaTCAATATATTAGAGAAGGGGACTTGCATCCTCAATAATAGTGTTTGACAACCAAATAGGCAAAACAGAAAATAAgcaatcgctagcattggaacaggtCCGCTTAGCTATCAAATGAGCGGCCCTATTCGCTAAACGAGAAACATACGCTAAACTAAAACCCGGTTGAGCATTAAAAATGTCCCTGCAATCCTGTATGATCAAGCCAAATTCCGTGTAATCCTGTCGGCTAGAGAGAACCGCATCCACAACTACCTTAGCATCCGACTCAAACTCAACATGGGTAAAATTTTGACTAGCAAGCCAACATAGACATGTGCGTACCGCTAAAGCTTCGACAATTTTTGGTTCCTTTATGCCATTTATTAGGCACTTGctactaaataaaaataaaccgaATTCATCTCTTACCACTGCACCCAAGCCGCATCTCCCTTCCGAAGCAAAAATTGCCGCGtccatattaaatttaattggttttaAACAATAGTTTTGATACATAGTATAAATCTTAAGATACTTATTAAATCTTTGAAAAAAAGtaatcatttttattattttacgtGTAGAACAATTTGGTCATGAGATACAATAAACATCCTTCAATATTTCTTCTAATTTACCAAAAGTAACTACTAGACACAAAAACCTCCTCCCAGAAATACTTTGCCTTTGGCTTTGGCTTTGATTGCTCAGTTCAAAAATTTTGTTTATATGCACAACTATTCTCTAAAATTCTGAATAAGATTACAGTAGCAGTTGCTGGAgaaacaaaaaatgaaaaataaaatacaaagaaGCGTCAGGCAAGCTAGCTGGACTGGCATTGGGCATTGGCAATCTCATATTCAGATGATTATGAAATCAAGTACTGCTTCAATTGTTTGGTCCTCTTCTTGTTCTTCAGTTTTCGAAATGCACTCGATTCTATTTGTCGAACTCTTTCCCTGCTTACTCCAATTATCTCTCCAATCTCTTGTAACGTTTTCATCCTTCCATCTTCCAATCCAAATCTCCATCTTATCACTTGATTCTCTCTTGGACTCAGACTGTCCAGCACTTTCTCCAGATCTTTTTTCATAAATTGCTTCATTAGCAGATCTTCCGCTGTTTCCGCATCAGGGTCTGCAATTATCTCCTGGAAAATCAAATGCAGCAACTGGTAAGCACTAACCAGTACTATCAATTTCATTTCAAATAGCTATTAAGGTAATACTGAAAGCATAAGATGGACAGACCGAAGGTTTAAGATCCATATTAAGCCCGATCTTCTGATCAAGAGATCTCGGAGCTTTTGGAGTTAGTAACACAGCATTGAGCCTCTTCATTGAAAGTCCAGCTGCCTCCGCAACTTCTTCGTCATTAGGATGTTTTCCATTTTCGCTAtataattgctttctagcttcCTTCACTCTATAAGTTGCCTCAACCATATGAAACTGCACATCCGAAACAATGAATGCAAAAGTTTCACCATATGTAACTTTATACAAGGGATTTAGGAAAGAAACAACAAGATAATGAAGAAAGCTAACCGGTAAGCGAATTGTCCGAGATTGATCAGAGAGAGACTTCCGTACTGCCTGTTTAATCCACCAATGAGCATAAGTTGAGAATTTGAAACCTTTTGAAGCATCAAACTTCTCTGAACCTCTTACAAGTCCACGACATCCTTCCTGTGATTCAAACGAACATTTCAGATAACAAAAGTATCAGGACTCGTTTCTTAATAAATTCATCTTTCTTGGAAAATGAAAACCTCAAATTGTGCTATAAGAACATGCCTGGACAAGATCTTGGAGATTCATTCCAGCTCCTTGATAATTTTTAGCAATTGAAATTACAAGTCGTATGTTAGATTTTATCATTTTGTCTTTGCATAATCTGCCATAGTTCAAGCGCTTCCTTAAAGTTCTCTGATCAATTCCTGCAGCAGCAGCCCACTGTATAAAGGTAGGCTCACTTCCACAGCGCTCTACAAGCTCCGCATGCAGTCCTTCAAGTTTTAATAGGTCCTGAATTACATCACGAAAAAAAGAGATTTTTATAATCTGAGAAAATGGAGTGGAATACTGATTGGTACGAATAACAAGTCAActttattttgaaaagaaaaaaagccAACTCTTTTTCTTGCTTCTCCATCTCTGGTATCTACTCCAGATGTATAGACATGCAACAAAACTGAGTTTCCTAAATTAAGTATCTAAAGATGCATTACAGTAAAGTTCTTGCACGCATCTAGCATCTGTTACTTACCCTCAATGTATATTCTTTTAACCTTTGGCTGATATCAGTGATTTAAAGTTTGGTACAACATGGGGTTTAAACAACTGAAGCTAAAAAGCTAAACCAATTCTTTTAGCAGATGCCATCTACATCAGCCATAAAAAAGGGTAAAAGAAAAGTCTGGAGAAGGGTTTAAAATCCCTAAATTTTGAACTGCCCATTTGGAATCTACCCTAACAGGATAATATTAAGTTTGTAAAAGATACCTGTATTCCTTGAGACAATTGCAGTTCTTCAGTGCCAGTAAGAAGTCTAGAAGTGCTTGTTGTTGCTCTCAAATAACGCAATGGATCAGAGTAATCCACTTCCTGTAAAGAAGCACGTTTTTTCTTGCTGGTAGAACTGGACTTCACAGAGACGACATTAGAAGCAACCCTTTCAGCTGCTCTTACTCGTTTAGCTTTTCTTTCAGGTTGTCGGCTTGATCTCACAGCTATGCCTTCAGAAAGTTGCTTCTGCAGAAGTTCAAGCTCTTCATGAGTTGGCTCCAAGTAATCTGATTCTTTGATGGAATTTCCCATGGACTGTTCTTCTCTTAGTTCAGTTTCAGCAGTCACCGAGTCTCCTATGATAGTGGCTCGTTCTGTCTCTGTGAACTGAAGCCAGCCAGACGATATGGTACCTCTGGATGAAACTGTATTATCTGCTTCAAAAGAAGGGATATTTTTAACCAAAAGAGCTGCATCCTTTGCAACCTTGACAGCAGCTCTAGCAAGAGCTACTGCTTCAGCAGCAGCTGCAGTAATAACAGCCTCGTCACTTGTAATAAGTGTTTCTGTTGCTAAAGTCGAGCCAAATGTTGCCTGTGATAAAGCCAAGAACAATATTATAGCAACCTTATCAAACACATCATTAATgaatttagtgagaaatacaaTTTTCACggcaaaaaattagaataagcTATAGTTCCAAAGTAAGTTAGAAGATTTTGTCCAGGATAAACAGAAAAGGGAGATTAAGAgtgttaaaaagaaaagataaaaagtGATGGAAATTTGAATCTGATAGCAAatctataaattataataaataaaatgcatCAATTCACTCAGTTAGCAATAAAGAATGAGAAGAAACAGATGATATCATTGTGACAACAAAGATCTAAGTTTGAGTACATATATCAAGGTACGACGGTTGATTTAACGAAAACGAAATTTTGACATGGTTgtcaaaaaaaaggaaaaattaacaaaattaacTAAAAAGGATAAATTCATTTCATAAGACAATTGCCCATCATAGTCACCcaacaaaacagaaaactattctTGATCATTTTATTGATGAGCAAATAATGAATCAGTATCAAGAAAGGTCACCCTTCTTATCTACAAGATCAAGGACTTGTTTACATTAGATTGAATGAACCAAACATCCAAAGAATTGcatatttttacagtttttgatcaattattttaagTTTAGCAATTGATACTTTCAAGTTGGTGCCAACGTTAGCCATct is drawn from Euphorbia lathyris chromosome 9, ddEupLath1.1, whole genome shotgun sequence and contains these coding sequences:
- the LOC136206279 gene encoding RNA polymerase sigma factor sigB, with the protein product MSCLLPQFKCQPDSFSIHFRTHLLHSSTLPQSQAKSRDPVYFRAQCILSTTSPSTSTTVLDLERLRLPSFEAHSDSVTAKSPWTYVGAIDPPKEATFGSTLATETLITSDEAVITAAAAEAVALARAAVKVAKDAALLVKNIPSFEADNTVSSRGTISSGWLQFTETERATIIGDSVTAETELREEQSMGNSIKESDYLEPTHEELELLQKQLSEGIAVRSSRQPERKAKRVRAAERVASNVVSVKSSSTSKKKRASLQEVDYSDPLRYLRATTSTSRLLTGTEELQLSQGIQDLLKLEGLHAELVERCGSEPTFIQWAAAAGIDQRTLRKRLNYGRLCKDKMIKSNIRLVISIAKNYQGAGMNLQDLVQEGCRGLVRGSEKFDASKGFKFSTYAHWWIKQAVRKSLSDQSRTIRLPFHMVEATYRVKEARKQLYSENGKHPNDEEVAEAAGLSMKRLNAVLLTPKAPRSLDQKIGLNMDLKPSEIIADPDAETAEDLLMKQFMKKDLEKVLDSLSPRENQVIRWRFGLEDGRMKTLQEIGEIIGVSRERVRQIESSAFRKLKNKKRTKQLKQYLIS